A region from the Mycolicibacterium phlei genome encodes:
- a CDS encoding membrane protein has translation MGRHHAPEQTRPHVRAVRTTVALLGGLTVFVLAMIASYAGAFANPTLHDLKVAVAGPPHLVDSLRDQDALSVNAVDDAAAARQQVHERSADTAFAVAPTGTMTVYVAGGGGRSVANAAERVGAEIATGAGLRPVVEDVAPTSPANPSGTVEFYAIIFLSIGASVGATILARVMGPVRRLATLALRTGSLAVFSAVLAGGVTLYVDAVLGALVGHTWQVFGVLWLYSMAVGLAITGVAAALGNIASLALTGFLVVIGNAAAAGPVGRPLLSGFYAMFSAIVPQGSGVALLRSVSYFDGNGAQTPLVTLAVWAAAGILCATLAVAARLNYRALHDRIKRGRDVLRPRVLSPAD, from the coding sequence GTGGGTAGACACCACGCCCCCGAACAGACGCGCCCGCACGTGCGGGCGGTCCGCACCACCGTGGCACTGCTCGGCGGCCTGACTGTGTTCGTGCTCGCGATGATCGCCAGCTACGCCGGCGCGTTCGCCAACCCGACGCTGCACGACCTCAAGGTCGCCGTCGCCGGTCCCCCGCACCTGGTCGACTCGCTTCGGGATCAGGATGCGTTGAGCGTCAACGCCGTCGACGACGCCGCCGCGGCGCGCCAGCAGGTCCACGAACGCAGCGCGGACACCGCGTTCGCGGTCGCCCCGACCGGGACCATGACCGTCTACGTGGCAGGCGGCGGCGGGCGCAGCGTCGCCAACGCCGCCGAACGGGTCGGCGCCGAGATCGCCACGGGCGCAGGGCTGCGCCCGGTCGTCGAGGACGTCGCCCCCACCTCCCCCGCCAACCCGTCGGGCACCGTGGAGTTCTACGCGATCATCTTCCTGTCGATCGGCGCATCGGTCGGCGCGACCATCCTCGCCCGGGTGATGGGCCCCGTGCGCCGGCTCGCCACGCTGGCGCTGCGCACCGGCAGCCTGGCGGTGTTCTCGGCGGTGCTCGCCGGCGGTGTGACGCTCTACGTCGACGCGGTTCTGGGCGCACTGGTCGGGCACACCTGGCAGGTGTTCGGCGTGCTGTGGCTGTACTCGATGGCGGTCGGCCTGGCGATCACCGGTGTCGCGGCCGCACTGGGCAACATCGCGTCACTGGCGCTGACCGGCTTTCTGGTCGTCATCGGCAACGCCGCCGCGGCCGGACCGGTCGGCCGTCCGCTGCTGTCCGGGTTCTACGCGATGTTCAGCGCCATCGTGCCCCAGGGCTCGGGGGTGGCGCTGCTGCGCAGCGTCTCGTACTTCGACGGAAACGGCGCGCAGACCCCGCTGGTGACGCTGGCGGTGTGGGCGGCCGCGGGCATTCTTTGCGCAACGCTCGCCGTCGCGGCGAGGCTGAATTATCGTGCGCTGCATGACCGTATCAAGCGCGGACGAGACGTACTTCGACCTCGGGTCCTATCACCGGCGGACTGA
- a CDS encoding TetR/AcrR family transcriptional regulator: protein MAGTAARAHSADPRAERVRTRLREAAFALAHERPVDTLTVGDIVARAQVSRQVFYQHFTDRDDAVATAVTTAFTTAAADLTGDPHDRIARLFDFAADHRAAYHNVVTSTVARRVAVAFHAELLGPCEEIATAAMPGIAPIAGVTTGAVTRFLVGGFMEVLRSWMEDPHASDLGGRVRAALDTVRALLTPRALPTPRADAT, encoded by the coding sequence ATGGCCGGAACCGCCGCGCGTGCCCACAGCGCCGACCCCCGCGCTGAACGCGTCCGCACCCGGCTGCGGGAGGCCGCGTTCGCCCTCGCTCACGAGCGACCCGTCGACACGCTGACCGTCGGCGACATCGTCGCCCGCGCCCAGGTCAGCAGGCAGGTCTTCTACCAGCACTTCACCGACCGCGACGACGCCGTCGCCACCGCGGTCACCACCGCGTTCACCACCGCCGCGGCCGACCTCACCGGCGACCCGCACGACCGCATCGCGCGACTGTTCGACTTCGCCGCCGACCACCGCGCCGCCTACCACAACGTCGTGACGAGCACCGTCGCCCGCCGGGTGGCGGTGGCCTTCCACGCCGAACTTCTCGGGCCGTGCGAGGAGATCGCGACGGCGGCCATGCCCGGCATCGCGCCGATCGCCGGGGTGACCACCGGTGCGGTCACCCGATTCCTGGTCGGCGGGTTCATGGAGGTGCTGCGGTCCTGGATGGAGGATCCGCACGCCTCCGACCTGGGCGGCCGGGTGCGCGCCGCCCTCGACACCGTCAGGGCCCTCCTCACACCCAGGGCCCTACCCACCCCGCGAGCCGACGCGACGTGA
- a CDS encoding PaaI family thioesterase gives MVEFINIGDVPSAEVNRLRERYEPLTESVRELIDATIRTEADDETVAQVKAQIDAATAALRARQIDGAFGVRVTSNGDRMPWGNPVIGVRNPIAPPLTILRGADDSGADDSVYADFELGAAYEGPPGHVHGGVAALILDHVLGEIAANADRPRFTGTITLRYLRPTPLGRLHAQARITEVDGHKAYAVGRLSDADGVTVEADGVFISPKWAR, from the coding sequence GTGGTCGAGTTCATCAACATCGGCGACGTGCCGTCCGCTGAGGTCAACCGGTTACGCGAGCGCTACGAGCCGCTCACCGAGTCGGTGCGCGAGCTGATCGACGCGACGATCCGCACCGAGGCCGACGACGAGACCGTCGCGCAGGTCAAGGCACAGATCGACGCCGCCACCGCCGCGCTGCGGGCGCGTCAGATCGACGGCGCGTTCGGGGTGCGTGTCACCAGTAACGGGGACCGGATGCCGTGGGGCAACCCGGTGATCGGGGTGCGCAACCCGATCGCCCCGCCGCTGACCATCCTGCGCGGCGCCGACGACAGTGGCGCCGACGACAGCGTGTACGCCGACTTCGAGCTCGGCGCCGCCTACGAGGGCCCGCCCGGACACGTGCACGGTGGGGTGGCCGCGCTCATCCTCGACCACGTGCTCGGCGAGATCGCGGCCAACGCGGACCGGCCGCGCTTCACCGGCACGATCACGCTGCGTTATCTGCGGCCCACCCCGCTGGGCCGGCTGCACGCCCAGGCGCGCATCACCGAGGTCGACGGGCACAAGGCCTACGCGGTCGGCCGGCTCTCCGACGCCGACGGCGTCACCGTCGAGGCCGACGGGGTGTTCATCTCGCCGAAGTGGGCACGCTGA
- a CDS encoding FUSC family protein translates to MIDALRATMPDGGAVARSVFAVLVTTTATLLWVPGAAALWVAAAGAVAGAVALQDSPGGRISRVGLASLQMGAAVLLGALTSNFHAVFVAVLALWCFAAGLQWAVGHNAGLVGAAAGALLVVAPQEPPTVASVLLPTVLTILAGAVQAALIAIWPPQRWRTQREALTEAYQSLADEARTIGAAPETPPPAPLMPSLRDAFLDTQASQRPEAYLGGHRLPERIMATLRTLREGPGAADEDVARMAAAAAEVLDAIADHSHTARRDAEHGLARFDEAVSQLSDSELTAAQRLSQQLHEAAELRFPDLYRTDVVSTVRDAVRVVRSHMSLTSPILRHAIRLSAAVTLGAVADRYAPVQHGFWVALTVLMVVRPETAHTYTRCVGRLTGIAVGVVAASLVELLLHPAGVPAAVLGAACLALAYVVNRTGDIAVSAAVSAAAVFLTDIDALTAGATLEDRLFAVVVGGGLAVVAHVAFPDHALTRLHQRAGELLKCEIEYAATVIRAYVREIDHPTDALSAAWQQAFRARAGFEAASGAARTESRELRLWLRSYRTALNAVTVACTALERSLPSTPSPTLTPEFIAAVDDYVDALRGAPPSPAAPWTVDVAALTAATQQVRERAADLTGDDASARVLVAEISAITRSLSGIAEFSVPTSAR, encoded by the coding sequence ATGATCGACGCGCTGCGAGCGACGATGCCCGACGGCGGCGCGGTGGCCCGCAGCGTGTTCGCGGTGCTGGTGACGACGACGGCCACGCTGCTGTGGGTGCCCGGTGCCGCGGCGCTGTGGGTGGCCGCGGCGGGCGCGGTCGCGGGTGCGGTGGCGCTGCAGGACAGTCCGGGCGGGCGCATCTCCCGGGTGGGCCTGGCGTCGTTGCAGATGGGCGCCGCGGTGCTGCTGGGCGCGCTCACCTCGAATTTCCACGCGGTGTTCGTAGCGGTGCTGGCCCTGTGGTGTTTCGCCGCCGGACTGCAGTGGGCGGTCGGCCACAACGCGGGCCTGGTCGGCGCGGCGGCGGGGGCGCTGCTGGTCGTGGCGCCGCAGGAGCCCCCGACCGTCGCCTCGGTACTGCTGCCGACCGTGCTGACCATCCTCGCCGGCGCCGTGCAGGCGGCGCTGATCGCGATCTGGCCCCCGCAGCGGTGGCGCACCCAACGGGAGGCGCTGACGGAGGCCTACCAGTCGCTGGCCGACGAGGCCCGCACCATCGGCGCGGCACCCGAGACTCCGCCGCCTGCGCCGCTGATGCCGTCGCTGCGCGACGCGTTCCTCGACACCCAGGCCAGCCAGCGGCCCGAGGCCTACCTGGGCGGGCACCGGCTGCCCGAGCGGATCATGGCCACGCTGCGCACCCTGCGGGAGGGGCCGGGCGCCGCCGACGAGGACGTCGCGCGGATGGCGGCGGCCGCCGCCGAGGTGCTCGACGCGATCGCCGACCACTCCCACACCGCCCGCCGTGACGCCGAACACGGCCTGGCCCGGTTCGACGAGGCGGTGTCCCAGCTTTCCGACTCGGAACTGACTGCCGCGCAGCGGCTTTCGCAGCAGCTGCACGAGGCCGCCGAGCTGCGGTTCCCGGACCTGTACCGCACGGACGTGGTGAGCACGGTCCGCGACGCCGTGCGGGTGGTGCGCTCGCACATGTCGCTGACGTCGCCGATCCTGCGGCACGCCATCCGATTGTCGGCGGCCGTCACGCTCGGCGCCGTGGCCGACCGGTACGCGCCGGTGCAGCACGGTTTCTGGGTCGCGCTCACGGTGCTGATGGTGGTGCGCCCGGAGACGGCGCACACCTACACCCGCTGCGTCGGGCGGTTGACCGGTATCGCCGTCGGGGTCGTGGCGGCCTCACTGGTCGAACTGCTGCTGCACCCCGCCGGCGTACCGGCCGCGGTGCTGGGGGCCGCATGCCTGGCGCTGGCGTACGTGGTGAACAGGACCGGCGACATCGCGGTCTCGGCCGCGGTCAGCGCCGCGGCGGTGTTCCTGACCGACATCGACGCGCTCACCGCCGGCGCGACGCTGGAGGACCGGTTGTTCGCGGTCGTGGTCGGCGGCGGGCTGGCGGTCGTCGCGCACGTGGCGTTCCCCGACCACGCGCTGACGCGGTTGCACCAGCGCGCCGGCGAGCTGCTCAAGTGTGAGATCGAGTACGCGGCCACCGTGATCCGGGCCTATGTCCGTGAGATCGACCATCCCACCGATGCGCTCAGCGCGGCCTGGCAGCAGGCGTTCCGGGCCCGCGCCGGGTTCGAGGCGGCCTCCGGCGCGGCGCGTACCGAGTCGCGGGAGCTGCGGCTGTGGCTGCGCTCCTACCGCACCGCGCTCAACGCCGTCACCGTCGCGTGCACCGCGCTGGAACGCAGCCTGCCCAGCACCCCATCCCCCACGCTGACGCCGGAATTCATTGCCGCCGTGGATGATTACGTCGACGCCCTGCGCGGCGCCCCGCCGTCGCCCGCGGCCCCGTGGACCGTCGACGTCGCCGCGCTGACCGCGGCCACCCAGCAGGTGCGCGAGCGGGCGGCCGATCTCACCGGCGACGACGCCTCCGCGCGCGTGCTGGTCGCCGAGATCTCCGCGATCACCCGCAGCCTGTCGGGCATCGCGGAGTTCAGCGTGCCCACTTCGGCGAGATGA
- a CDS encoding SH3-like domain-containing protein, with protein sequence MSTAAERAAQLDLVARLKSAYPELPDAPTPDLLDHARITAYLKPVHDVGGEPDAPMKYENKDYEYWEHMTYVMCEVLAWRGIWLSEERRRIGNVDVGRAEYLGLPYYGRWLLAVARVLVEKHHIGLTELTERMAEVKARYAGGLAGKTLEARPRGVGDGAGITRNSHHQHAVGTGDPQVYAGQAGTPRFAVGDAVVVRELPVLFYTRTPEYVRGARGQIVTVAYESPAPEDETWDRPARAEWFYVVRFRMSQLWHGYTGTDADVVETEIPEHWLEAA encoded by the coding sequence ATGAGCACCGCAGCCGAGCGCGCAGCACAACTCGACCTGGTGGCCCGGTTGAAGTCGGCCTACCCGGAGCTGCCGGACGCCCCCACCCCGGACCTGCTCGACCATGCGCGGATCACCGCCTACCTCAAGCCGGTTCACGACGTCGGCGGCGAACCCGACGCACCGATGAAGTACGAGAACAAGGACTACGAGTACTGGGAGCACATGACGTACGTGATGTGCGAGGTGCTGGCATGGCGCGGGATCTGGCTGTCCGAGGAGCGCCGCCGGATCGGCAACGTCGACGTGGGCCGCGCCGAATACCTCGGCCTGCCGTACTACGGCCGGTGGCTGCTGGCGGTGGCGCGGGTGCTGGTGGAAAAGCACCACATCGGCCTCACCGAGCTCACCGAGCGGATGGCCGAGGTCAAGGCGCGCTACGCCGGTGGGCTGGCCGGTAAGACGCTGGAGGCCCGCCCTCGCGGCGTCGGCGACGGTGCGGGCATCACCCGCAACTCCCACCACCAGCACGCGGTCGGCACGGGGGACCCGCAGGTGTACGCCGGGCAGGCCGGCACACCGAGGTTCGCCGTCGGGGACGCCGTGGTGGTGCGTGAACTGCCGGTCCTCTTCTACACCCGCACACCGGAGTACGTGCGCGGCGCCCGCGGGCAGATCGTCACGGTCGCCTACGAGAGCCCGGCACCCGAGGACGAGACCTGGGACCGGCCGGCCCGCGCCGAGTGGTTCTACGTCGTGCGGTTCCGGATGTCGCAGCTGTGGCACGGCTACACCGGCACCGACGCCGACGTCGTCGAGACCGAGATCCCCGAACACTGGCTGGAGGCCGCCTGA
- the scnC gene encoding thiocyanate hydrolase subunit gamma: MSDPGHDHDHDHERTVAPMVDEITDFEVLEIALRELCIEKGIFTAEEHRRFTEFAEQIGPTPAARLVARAWLDPDFKQLALTEPMTASKEVGVDWLEPTGFGTPSDFTAFEILADTPALHNVIVCALCSCYPRPILGNSPEWYRTPNYRRRMVRWPRQVLAEFGLYLPDEVAVRVQDSNQKHRFMVMPMRPAGTEDWTEDQLTEIITRDCLIGVALPRPGITTNVITDTRPAVHPAPKP, translated from the coding sequence ATGTCTGACCCCGGGCACGACCACGATCACGATCACGAGCGCACCGTCGCGCCGATGGTCGACGAGATCACCGACTTCGAGGTGCTCGAGATCGCGCTGCGCGAACTGTGCATCGAGAAGGGCATCTTCACCGCCGAGGAGCACCGGCGGTTCACCGAGTTCGCCGAGCAGATCGGCCCCACCCCGGCCGCCCGGCTGGTCGCCAGGGCGTGGCTGGACCCGGACTTCAAACAGCTGGCGCTGACCGAACCGATGACCGCCAGCAAGGAGGTCGGCGTCGACTGGCTGGAGCCCACCGGGTTCGGCACGCCCAGCGACTTCACCGCGTTCGAGATCCTCGCCGACACCCCGGCACTGCACAACGTGATCGTGTGCGCGCTGTGCTCGTGCTACCCGCGGCCGATCCTCGGCAACTCCCCGGAGTGGTACCGGACCCCGAACTACCGCAGACGCATGGTGCGTTGGCCGCGTCAGGTGCTCGCCGAGTTCGGCCTGTACCTGCCCGACGAGGTCGCCGTGCGGGTGCAGGACTCCAACCAGAAGCACCGCTTCATGGTGATGCCGATGCGGCCCGCGGGCACCGAGGACTGGACCGAGGACCAGCTCACCGAGATCATCACCCGCGACTGCCTGATCGGGGTGGCGCTGCCCAGACCGGGGATCACCACCAACGTCATCACCGACACCCGTCCCGCCGTCCACCCGGCACCGAAACCATGA
- a CDS encoding EthD domain-containing protein: MEKVIITLAGADADDAWCARLRGEVASDLLELGLPGLAVNVRDGEVRDSLMTLTTLDPPVVGVVSIWTQQSYGDQVAAALDRLRREASRVDAYLVTESVPLDPPATAPGERTPGFANVALLRRPADLDEATWLTRWQLDHTQVAIDTQSTFGYTQNYVVRALTPQAPTVAAIVEELFPTAALSDLHAFFDAADDAELADRMGRMVASTERFGANRDIDTVPTSRYVLRTPFDSAR; encoded by the coding sequence GTGGAGAAGGTCATCATCACCCTTGCCGGAGCCGACGCCGACGACGCCTGGTGCGCGCGGCTGCGCGGCGAGGTCGCCTCGGATCTGCTCGAACTCGGGCTGCCCGGACTGGCGGTCAACGTGCGCGACGGTGAGGTGCGCGACTCACTGATGACGCTGACGACGCTGGACCCGCCGGTGGTCGGGGTGGTCAGCATCTGGACCCAGCAGAGCTACGGCGACCAGGTCGCTGCGGCACTGGACCGGCTGCGCCGTGAGGCCTCCCGGGTGGATGCCTATCTGGTCACCGAGTCGGTGCCGCTGGACCCGCCGGCCACCGCGCCCGGTGAACGCACCCCGGGTTTCGCGAACGTGGCGCTGCTGCGCAGGCCCGCCGACCTCGACGAGGCGACCTGGCTGACCCGCTGGCAGCTCGACCACACGCAGGTCGCGATCGACACGCAGTCGACCTTCGGCTACACCCAGAACTACGTGGTGCGGGCGCTGACCCCGCAGGCGCCGACCGTCGCCGCGATCGTCGAGGAGCTGTTCCCGACGGCGGCGCTGTCGGATCTGCACGCATTCTTCGACGCCGCCGACGACGCCGAGTTGGCGGACCGGATGGGACGCATGGTCGCCAGCACCGAGCGCTTCGGCGCCAACCGCGATATCGACACGGTGCCCACCAGTCGCTACGTGCTGCGCACCCCGTTCGACTCTGCGCGGTGA
- a CDS encoding enoyl-CoA hydratase/isomerase family protein: MTSTLEISDANRVRTVTLNRPEVLNAFSEAMYAETAAALRQAADDPEVAVVLITGNGRAFSAGNDLHEMQRRVTDPEFNAQGSNFPTMIEALADFPKPLICAVNGVGVGIGATMLGFADLAFMSTTARLKTPFTSLGVAPEAASSYLLPRLMGRQNAAWLLMSSEWVDAPEAHRMGLVFKVCEPDELLAEARRHAEILAARPIASLMAVKQTMSAPLRDAVAAAMARESEQFAVLLGAAANASALADFTGKRGD; encoded by the coding sequence TTGACCAGCACACTTGAGATCTCCGACGCCAACCGCGTCCGCACCGTCACGTTGAACCGTCCGGAGGTGCTCAACGCGTTCAGCGAGGCGATGTACGCCGAGACCGCCGCGGCACTGCGTCAGGCCGCCGACGACCCGGAGGTCGCGGTCGTGCTCATCACCGGCAACGGGCGGGCGTTCAGCGCCGGCAACGACCTGCACGAGATGCAAAGGCGCGTCACCGATCCCGAGTTCAACGCGCAGGGTTCGAACTTCCCGACGATGATCGAGGCGCTCGCCGACTTCCCGAAGCCGCTGATCTGCGCGGTCAACGGGGTCGGCGTCGGGATCGGCGCGACGATGCTGGGTTTCGCGGATCTGGCGTTCATGTCGACGACGGCGCGGCTCAAGACGCCGTTCACCAGCCTGGGTGTCGCGCCGGAGGCGGCGTCGTCATATCTGTTGCCGCGCTTGATGGGTCGGCAGAACGCGGCCTGGCTGTTGATGTCGTCGGAGTGGGTGGACGCCCCCGAGGCGCACCGGATGGGCCTGGTGTTCAAGGTCTGTGAGCCCGACGAGCTGCTGGCGGAGGCGCGGCGGCACGCCGAGATTCTGGCGGCCCGGCCGATCGCGAGCCTGATGGCGGTCAAGCAGACGATGAGCGCGCCGCTGCGCGACGCGGTGGCCGCGGCGATGGCGCGGGAGAGCGAACAGTTCGCGGTGCTGCTGGGGGCGGCGGCCAACGCCAGCGCGCTGGCCGACTTCACCGGCAAGCGCGGGGACTGA
- a CDS encoding (2Fe-2S)-binding protein: MFVCLCTGATSHDVAECVANGARTSKQVAEACGAGVDCGRCRRTVRSIIESYFAREHATPAAVSR; the protein is encoded by the coding sequence ATGTTCGTCTGCCTGTGCACCGGAGCCACCAGCCACGACGTGGCCGAGTGCGTCGCCAACGGCGCCCGCACCTCCAAGCAGGTCGCCGAGGCCTGCGGCGCCGGCGTCGACTGCGGCCGCTGCCGGCGCACCGTCCGCTCGATCATCGAGTCGTACTTCGCCCGGGAGCACGCCACCCCGGCCGCGGTCAGCCGCTGA
- the bfr gene encoding bacterioferritin has translation MQGDPDVLKLLNEQLTSELTAINQYFLHSKMQANWGFTELAEYTRKESFEEMHHAEDITNRILMLDGLPNYQRLFSLRIGQNLREQFQADLAIEYEVVERLRPGILMCREKGDAVSAGLLEKILANEEEHIDYLETQLQLMDKLGDELYAAQCVSRPPTSL, from the coding sequence ATGCAAGGTGACCCGGACGTACTGAAATTGCTCAACGAGCAATTGACGAGCGAATTGACGGCCATTAATCAGTATTTCCTGCATTCGAAGATGCAGGCGAATTGGGGCTTCACCGAACTCGCCGAATACACGCGTAAAGAGTCGTTCGAGGAAATGCATCACGCGGAGGACATCACCAACCGCATTCTGATGCTCGACGGCCTCCCGAACTATCAGCGGCTCTTCTCGCTGCGCATCGGCCAGAACCTGCGCGAGCAGTTCCAGGCCGACCTGGCGATCGAGTACGAGGTCGTCGAACGACTGCGTCCGGGCATCCTCATGTGCCGTGAGAAGGGCGACGCGGTGTCCGCCGGGCTGCTGGAGAAGATCCTGGCCAACGAGGAGGAGCACATCGACTACCTCGAGACGCAGCTGCAGTTGATGGACAAGCTCGGCGACGAGCTCTACGCGGCCCAATGTGTGTCGCGGCCGCCCACCTCGCTGTAG